One window from the genome of Pseudomonadota bacterium encodes:
- a CDS encoding GNAT family N-acetyltransferase: MSARLVTPSGAFKDSFIEALREGFVRGVETERSKEEIDAIADDFPAYLENILTKDKTGQILCPDGNTYERVPSSDYWLVLDEAFIGSISLRHRLNEFLLKFGGHIGYGVRPSFRHQGYGTLMLRLCLDEARKILKTDRVLLTCAEGNMGSRKIIEANGGILEDTVSFDWQDDNTMRYWIDL, translated from the coding sequence ATGTCGGCCAGACTCGTCACGCCCTCCGGCGCATTCAAAGACAGCTTTATCGAAGCCTTGCGTGAAGGCTTTGTCCGCGGTGTCGAAACGGAACGCAGCAAAGAGGAGATCGATGCCATCGCAGATGATTTCCCCGCCTATCTTGAAAATATCCTCACCAAGGACAAAACCGGCCAAATCCTCTGCCCCGACGGCAATACCTATGAACGTGTTCCGTCCAGCGATTACTGGCTTGTGCTGGATGAGGCCTTTATCGGCAGTATCTCCCTGCGTCACAGACTAAACGAGTTTCTGCTGAAATTCGGCGGTCATATCGGTTACGGCGTGCGCCCCAGTTTCCGCCATCAGGGCTATGGCACGCTGATGCTGCGGCTGTGTCTTGACGAAGCCCGCAAAATCCTGAAAACCGACCGCGTGCTGCTGACCTGTGCCGAAGGCAATATGGGGTCACGCAAGATTATCGAGGCCAATGGCGGCATCCTTGAAGACACTGTCAGCTTTGACTGGCAGGATGATAATACGATGCGTTACTGGATCGACCTGTAA
- the dksA gene encoding RNA polymerase-binding protein DksA, which yields MSIEARKAILPPDYTPTDKEEFMNPVMAEFFRQRLLLWREELLAGSTETIETMQQDNLQKPDIADRAAAETDHALELRTRDRERKLISKINEALEKIEQGTYGYCEETGEPIGVARLIARPIAVYSLEAQERHERHERTRRDERE from the coding sequence ATGTCTATTGAAGCACGCAAAGCAATTTTACCCCCCGATTACACACCGACGGATAAAGAAGAGTTTATGAATCCGGTAATGGCTGAATTTTTCCGTCAACGACTGCTGTTGTGGCGCGAAGAACTGCTGGCCGGTTCGACCGAAACCATTGAAACCATGCAGCAGGATAATCTGCAAAAACCGGATATTGCAGACCGCGCCGCTGCCGAGACGGATCACGCGCTGGAACTGCGTACCCGCGACCGTGAACGCAAACTGATCAGCAAGATCAATGAAGCGCTGGAAAAAATCGAACAAGGCACTTACGGCTATTGTGAAGAGACCGGCGAGCCGATCGGCGTTGCCCGTCTGATTGCCCGTCCGATCGCTGTTTACAGCCTGGAAGCGCAAGAACGCCACGAGCGCCATGAAAGAACAAGACGCGACGAACGCGAATAG